A genomic region of Candidatus Bathyarchaeota archaeon contains the following coding sequences:
- a CDS encoding phenylalanine--tRNA ligase subunit alpha: MVELEQNEGALLMSLGKLNGKAEMKKLLEESKLNESAAMRAALSLLQKGFLKIEEHKVTLLKLNEEGASYAREGVPERRLVKAVLKLGGKASLNEAAAEAKINLNLLPLVLGWIAKKNLAKIVKEKNKIFIEAKEEKPETLDEVLLKKIFTENEVIVENLNKEFNDALQILKRRNLLLENEKTLRVLYLTDEGWKLIKEGVKVTFEVTELTPELIIGGKWRQVKFKKYNIQALTPPIWPGKKQPYKKFLDDLKLKLVSLGFKEMTGPLIELMFFNCDALFMPQDHPAREIHDIFFVKTPEFGDLTNYEKYLMNVKATHENGWVTNSKGWGYIFSIENSKKLILRSHGTAISVRTLINEKLEIPGKYFSIARCYRPEVTDKTHLTEFNQVEGIVIGENLTFRDLLGILKTLAIEVAEADEVTFKPDYFPFTEPSVELAAYKRGYGWLEFGGAGIFRPEVTLPLGIKVPVLAWGLGVDRLFMMKAGIDDIRELFTQNLNWLRNKEVI; the protein is encoded by the coding sequence ATGGTTGAATTAGAGCAAAATGAAGGAGCATTATTAATGAGTTTAGGAAAGCTAAATGGAAAAGCAGAAATGAAAAAACTTCTTGAGGAATCAAAGTTGAATGAATCTGCTGCAATGCGAGCTGCTCTCTCTCTTCTACAGAAAGGTTTTTTAAAAATCGAGGAGCATAAGGTTACTTTACTAAAACTTAATGAAGAAGGCGCTTCTTATGCACGGGAAGGAGTACCTGAAAGAAGACTAGTTAAAGCAGTTTTAAAACTTGGTGGTAAAGCCTCTTTAAATGAGGCAGCTGCTGAAGCTAAAATAAACTTGAATCTTTTACCCTTAGTTCTAGGTTGGATTGCTAAAAAAAACCTTGCAAAAATAGTTAAGGAAAAAAACAAAATATTTATTGAAGCTAAAGAGGAGAAACCAGAAACTTTAGATGAAGTTCTTTTAAAAAAAATCTTTACTGAAAATGAAGTTATAGTTGAAAATCTAAATAAAGAATTTAATGATGCATTACAAATTTTAAAGAGAAGAAATCTTCTTTTAGAAAACGAAAAAACATTAAGGGTTCTTTATTTAACTGATGAAGGATGGAAGCTTATTAAAGAAGGTGTTAAAGTAACTTTTGAAGTTACTGAGTTAACACCTGAATTAATAATTGGAGGAAAATGGCGTCAAGTTAAATTTAAAAAATATAATATTCAAGCTTTAACTCCCCCTATCTGGCCTGGAAAAAAACAACCTTACAAAAAATTTCTTGATGATTTAAAGCTTAAATTGGTTTCCTTAGGTTTTAAAGAAATGACTGGACCACTTATTGAATTAATGTTTTTTAATTGTGATGCATTGTTTATGCCGCAGGATCATCCTGCTAGAGAAATACATGATATATTTTTCGTTAAAACACCAGAATTCGGCGATTTAACTAACTATGAAAAATATTTAATGAATGTAAAAGCTACTCATGAAAATGGTTGGGTAACAAACTCTAAAGGTTGGGGTTATATTTTTTCAATCGAAAACTCAAAAAAACTTATTCTTAGAAGTCATGGAACCGCTATAAGCGTTAGAACTTTAATTAATGAAAAACTTGAGATTCCTGGAAAATACTTTTCAATAGCTCGATGTTACAGACCAGAAGTAACTGATAAAACTCATTTAACAGAATTTAATCAAGTTGAAGGAATAGTTATTGGAGAGAATTTAACATTTAGAGATTTGCTTGGAATATTAAAAACTTTAGCTATTGAAGTTGCTGAAGCGGATGAAGTAACTTTTAAACCTGATTATTTTCCTTTTACAGAGCCTAGTGTCGAGCTTGCTGCTTATAAAAGAGGTTATGGTTGGCTTGAATTTGGTGGCGCAGGAATATTTAGGCCAGAAGTTACTTTACCTTTAGGAATTAAAGTTCCAGTTTTAGCTTGGGGTTTAGGTGTAGATCGATTATTTATGATGAAAGCTGGAATAGACGATATAAGAGAGCTTTTTACTCAAAACCTTAATTGGCTTAGGAATAAAGAGGTGATTTAA
- a CDS encoding phenylalanine--tRNA ligase subunit beta, which translates to MPTIEVNLKDLEDLLNFKLPETREELNKILSYVKGEIEEIKGYEVSIEIKDSNHPDLWCVEGIARALKGFLGLEKGFKVYNVNFSNEVLINVEPEVKHVRPYIAAALIKNVKLTSEVIKGLMHLQDKLDQTYGRKRRKTSIGLYNFDLISPPINYKLAEPEKTSFIPLGFNEKMSLKEILIKHPKGLEYGHIISGFKHWPLLVDSKDKILSMPPIINSNDLGKVTEDTKNILIEVTGTSFKAVSDVLTIMTTSLADRGGKIHSVKIIYPYEDLNEVITPNLTSKNFSLHLSFINNVLGLNLSLNDVIELLSKARYNVKKFEDEEISVEVPCYRIDIMHPIDIVEDIAIAYGYNNIPPRWPLIFTKGGLTTETMFYDLLRELMIGFGLQEILTFSMSNKEKLFTKMNLKPSFVIEVSNPKMSTFTCLRNWLLPGLLEFLSNNKHAEYPQKIFELGECVEVNEENKIEEFMKLACSLAHSKASFSEIKSILVSLLSNLNLTLQLKECLHESFIEGRVGKIVINDVEVGLIGEIHPKVLEEWGLEVPVAAFELNATKLLNLKLPSF; encoded by the coding sequence CTGCCAACTATAGAAGTTAACCTTAAAGATTTAGAGGATCTTCTAAACTTTAAACTTCCTGAAACTCGAGAGGAATTAAATAAGATTTTATCTTATGTTAAAGGAGAAATCGAAGAAATTAAAGGTTATGAAGTTTCCATTGAAATTAAAGATAGTAACCATCCGGATCTTTGGTGTGTAGAAGGAATAGCTCGCGCTTTAAAAGGTTTCTTAGGATTAGAAAAAGGCTTTAAAGTTTATAATGTTAACTTTAGCAATGAAGTATTGATAAACGTTGAACCTGAAGTTAAACATGTAAGACCCTATATAGCAGCAGCATTAATTAAAAATGTAAAGTTAACTTCAGAAGTAATAAAAGGTTTAATGCATCTTCAAGATAAATTAGATCAAACATATGGACGAAAAAGAAGAAAAACTTCAATAGGTTTATACAATTTTGATTTGATTTCTCCCCCAATAAATTATAAATTAGCTGAGCCTGAAAAAACATCATTTATTCCATTAGGATTTAATGAAAAAATGAGTTTAAAAGAAATTTTAATTAAACACCCGAAAGGATTAGAGTATGGCCATATAATATCTGGATTTAAACATTGGCCTCTTTTAGTAGATTCTAAAGATAAAATTCTTTCAATGCCTCCAATAATAAACTCTAATGATTTAGGAAAAGTTACTGAAGATACTAAAAATATTTTAATTGAGGTAACAGGAACATCTTTTAAAGCTGTATCAGATGTTTTAACGATAATGACAACTTCTCTAGCTGATAGAGGAGGAAAAATACACTCTGTAAAAATAATTTATCCATATGAAGATTTAAATGAAGTTATTACACCAAATTTAACTTCAAAGAATTTTTCATTACATCTCTCATTTATAAATAATGTTTTAGGATTAAATTTAAGCTTAAATGATGTTATTGAATTGTTAAGTAAAGCAAGATATAATGTTAAAAAATTTGAAGATGAAGAAATTTCTGTTGAAGTTCCATGTTATAGAATTGACATTATGCACCCAATAGATATTGTTGAAGATATAGCTATAGCTTATGGCTATAATAATATTCCACCAAGATGGCCTTTAATATTCACTAAAGGCGGTTTAACAACTGAAACAATGTTTTACGATTTGCTTAGAGAATTAATGATTGGATTCGGATTGCAAGAAATTTTAACCTTCAGCATGTCTAATAAAGAGAAACTTTTCACAAAAATGAATTTAAAACCAAGCTTCGTTATAGAGGTTTCTAATCCTAAAATGAGCACTTTCACATGTTTAAGAAATTGGCTTTTACCAGGTTTACTGGAATTTTTATCAAATAATAAACATGCTGAATATCCTCAAAAAATTTTTGAGCTTGGGGAATGCGTTGAAGTAAATGAAGAAAATAAAATTGAGGAATTTATGAAGTTAGCTTGCAGTTTAGCCCATTCAAAAGCAAGCTTTTCTGAAATTAAATCTATTTTAGTAAGTCTTTTATCAAATCTAAATTTAACTCTTCAACTTAAGGAATGTTTACATGAAAGTTTTATTGAAGGTAGAGTTGGAAAAATAGTTATTAATGATGTTGAAGTAGGTTTAATAGGTGAAATTCACCCTAAAGTTTTAGAGGAGTGGGGTTTAGAAGTTCCTGTAGCTGCTTTTGAGCTTAACGCAACTAAACTTTTAAATTTAAAGCTTCCAAGCTTCTAA